A window of the Isosphaera pallida ATCC 43644 genome harbors these coding sequences:
- the rbsD gene encoding D-ribose pyranase: MKKRGILNPAICSLLAELGHQDELLIVDASFSLPTDAHVIDLSLIPNLPRFLDVFKAIAEELVIESVVVAHEIHDANPRLFHEIRRVIEPGVELEEVPHRELVEQAEDAKGIIRTGEFTPYANIRIVCGSAF; encoded by the coding sequence ATGAAGAAGCGAGGCATCCTCAACCCGGCGATCTGCTCGCTCCTGGCCGAGTTGGGGCATCAGGACGAACTCCTGATTGTGGACGCCAGCTTCTCTCTACCAACCGATGCGCACGTGATCGATCTCAGTTTGATCCCCAACCTACCCCGGTTCCTCGACGTTTTCAAAGCGATCGCCGAGGAGTTGGTTATCGAGTCGGTGGTGGTCGCTCACGAGATCCACGACGCCAATCCCCGCTTGTTCCACGAAATCCGCCGGGTTATCGAACCGGGGGTCGAACTTGAAGAGGTGCCCCACCGCGAACTCGTTGAACAGGCCGAAGACGCCAAGGGGATCATCCGCACCGGCGAATTCACCCCCTACGCCAACATTCGGATTGTTTGCGGCTCGGCCTTCTGA
- a CDS encoding lactate racemase domain-containing protein, which produces MSLPRRHDSPAPDLTPAMMPLPPVARIRQATRHPALNDPTGELARVLRASRLSERLPRGASVALTVGSRGIHGLPQLVTAAVTTLKEMGFAPFVVAAMGSHGGGTAEGQRALLAQLGVTESTIGCPIRAEMETLELGRNRFGLPIYFDRHAYNADGIIVFNRIKPHTSFTGTHESGLLKMLAVGLGKRQGAAQVHQLGLPGLKVLIPEVGAFLIEHAPVALGVAVLENADDRVAQIVALEPEAIVAQEPALLERAREMMARLPFDQLDVLIVGELGKNYSGTGMDPNVIGRQRIETMPDLPRPVITRIVTLGLSVETHGNALGVGLADLITRRLAEAIDPTPMRVNSLTTNFLTRARVPIDLPTDRDAIQAGLDTCWKLDPAEVRLALIPNTLELSTLWISPALADDADRLPGLSRETDFTPLPWTSADPDRLDLARLFPESLIARRKT; this is translated from the coding sequence GTGTCCTTGCCCCGCCGACACGATTCCCCTGCACCCGATCTTACCCCCGCGATGATGCCCCTGCCTCCCGTGGCCCGGATTCGCCAAGCAACCCGTCATCCCGCCCTCAATGACCCCACAGGGGAACTTGCCCGCGTCCTCCGCGCCAGTCGTTTGTCCGAACGCCTCCCACGGGGCGCTTCGGTGGCGCTGACCGTCGGCAGCCGAGGCATTCACGGCCTCCCCCAACTGGTGACCGCGGCCGTCACCACTCTCAAGGAGATGGGGTTCGCCCCGTTCGTCGTCGCCGCGATGGGAAGTCACGGCGGCGGCACCGCCGAAGGCCAACGCGCCCTGCTCGCTCAACTCGGTGTCACCGAATCCACCATCGGTTGCCCCATCCGCGCTGAGATGGAGACCCTTGAACTGGGGCGCAACCGCTTTGGCCTGCCGATCTATTTCGACCGCCACGCCTATAACGCCGACGGGATCATCGTCTTCAATCGAATCAAGCCCCACACCTCCTTCACCGGCACCCACGAAAGCGGGCTGCTCAAGATGCTGGCCGTCGGTTTGGGCAAACGTCAGGGAGCCGCTCAGGTTCATCAGTTGGGTCTGCCCGGCTTGAAGGTGTTGATTCCCGAAGTTGGCGCATTTCTGATTGAACACGCCCCCGTCGCGTTGGGGGTGGCGGTTCTGGAAAACGCCGACGACCGCGTGGCCCAAATTGTGGCGTTGGAACCGGAGGCGATCGTCGCCCAGGAACCGGCCCTGCTCGAGCGCGCCCGCGAGATGATGGCCCGTCTGCCATTCGATCAGCTTGACGTGTTGATCGTCGGCGAACTCGGCAAGAACTATTCCGGGACCGGCATGGACCCCAATGTGATTGGCCGTCAACGGATCGAAACCATGCCTGATCTGCCCCGCCCGGTCATCACCCGCATCGTCACCCTGGGGCTGTCGGTCGAGACCCACGGCAACGCGCTAGGGGTCGGTCTGGCCGACCTCATCACCCGCCGTCTGGCCGAGGCGATCGACCCGACGCCGATGCGGGTCAATAGTCTGACCACCAATTTCCTGACCCGCGCCCGCGTTCCGATCGACTTACCCACCGACCGCGACGCGATCCAGGCCGGTCTAGACACCTGTTGGAAACTTGACCCCGCCGAGGTCCGCCTCGCTCTCATTCCCAACACCCTGGAACTCTCGACCCTTTGGATTAGCCCCGCCCTGGCCGACGACGCCGACCGCCTCCCCGGACTCAGCCGCGAAACCGACTTCACTCCCCTTCCCTGGACCTCCGCCGACCCCGACCGCCTCGACCTCGCCCGCCTTTTCCCCGAAAGCCTCATCGCGCGAAGGAAAACCTGA
- the msrA gene encoding peptide-methionine (S)-S-oxide reductase MsrA, which translates to MTTTTQPAATVTERVLFGAGCFWGVEAAFRRIPGVLDAVCGYAGGHVDHPTYRQVCTDTTGHAEVVEVVFDPTVVSFDQLLDAFFQMHNPTTRNRQGPDVGSQYRSAIYTTTEAQLAQAHASKAKWEASGRFRGPIVTEIAPAGPFWKAEEYHQRYFEKHGGGSCHV; encoded by the coding sequence ATGACCACGACCACACAACCCGCCGCCACCGTCACGGAGCGGGTTCTCTTCGGCGCGGGCTGTTTTTGGGGAGTGGAAGCCGCCTTCCGACGCATCCCGGGCGTGCTAGACGCGGTATGCGGCTACGCGGGCGGTCATGTCGATCATCCGACCTATCGTCAGGTTTGCACCGATACGACAGGACACGCCGAGGTGGTCGAAGTGGTGTTCGACCCCACCGTCGTCAGTTTCGACCAACTGCTCGACGCCTTTTTCCAAATGCACAATCCCACGACCCGCAACCGCCAGGGACCCGACGTGGGCAGCCAGTATCGCTCGGCGATTTACACCACCACCGAAGCGCAGCTGGCCCAGGCTCACGCCTCCAAAGCCAAGTGGGAGGCTTCTGGACGGTTTCGTGGACCTATCGTCACCGAGATCGCGCCCGCCGGTCCGTTCTGGAAGGCCGAAGAGTATCATCAACGGTACTTCGAGAAGCACGGCGGCGGCTCGTGCCACGTCTAA
- a CDS encoding enolase C-terminal domain-like protein, with product MKATSGVEDPQVRRARGPARVPQKGQDTQIGVARPVRTLELVEPTVTIPAPDPLREITLGGCACVQIWVEGGVSSQGVVSSRRRGRGTMKVVGLEWRRVRVPLRKVVKHASHARAESENLIVSARLDSGAVGHGEGIPRPYVTGETLETAFEMLRGWDLDRQLGAPSSFEEAVDRLANLETPARAADPRGAFGNAARCALEMALLEAFARGFDRSIGEALVRMAPPEAGLRLNPTTVRYSGAITAEGVWAERIAAWKMRLYGFHQVKVKVGVVGQNDPERLRRFRRILGKTCDLRIDANEAWDVSQVEERAQALVPFGPTALEQPVPHAQVEVLAQLRPRLGIPVMLDESLCGWGDAVKAVELGLTDLFNVRLSKCGGIGPSLALIGLAKRSGLGVQLGCHPGETGLLSAAGRQVATRIADLRYLEGSYDRHVLAANPIRQDITFGYGGRAEPLEGPGWGVDLDSETLERMTLDRESW from the coding sequence GTGAAGGCGACGTCGGGGGTGGAGGATCCCCAGGTTCGCCGGGCCAGAGGGCCGGCGCGTGTTCCCCAAAAGGGACAGGATACCCAAATCGGCGTCGCCCGACCAGTCCGGACCTTGGAGTTAGTCGAACCAACCGTTACAATTCCGGCACCCGATCCGCTCCGCGAGATCACCTTGGGGGGTTGCGCCTGTGTTCAAATCTGGGTCGAGGGTGGGGTCTCTTCTCAAGGCGTGGTCTCTTCAAGGAGGCGGGGGCGTGGGACCATGAAGGTGGTCGGCTTGGAATGGCGGCGAGTGCGGGTTCCGCTACGCAAGGTGGTCAAACACGCCTCGCACGCCCGCGCCGAAAGCGAAAACCTGATCGTCTCGGCCCGCCTAGACAGCGGCGCGGTTGGACACGGCGAGGGGATTCCCCGCCCTTATGTGACCGGCGAAACCTTGGAGACCGCCTTTGAAATGCTCCGTGGCTGGGATTTGGACAGGCAGCTCGGCGCGCCGAGTTCGTTTGAAGAGGCGGTCGATCGCTTGGCCAACCTAGAGACCCCCGCCCGCGCCGCCGATCCTCGCGGCGCGTTTGGCAACGCCGCGCGTTGCGCGTTGGAGATGGCGTTGCTGGAGGCCTTTGCCCGCGGCTTCGATCGTTCAATCGGCGAGGCCTTAGTCCGCATGGCTCCCCCCGAGGCGGGTCTACGGCTGAATCCCACGACAGTCCGCTACTCTGGAGCGATCACAGCCGAGGGCGTGTGGGCGGAGCGGATCGCCGCCTGGAAAATGCGGCTCTACGGCTTCCATCAGGTCAAGGTCAAGGTAGGTGTAGTGGGTCAGAACGACCCGGAGCGTCTGCGGCGGTTCCGACGGATTCTGGGCAAGACGTGCGATCTTCGGATTGACGCCAACGAAGCCTGGGACGTTTCCCAGGTCGAAGAACGAGCCCAGGCGTTGGTGCCATTTGGCCCGACCGCCTTGGAGCAGCCGGTTCCCCACGCTCAAGTCGAAGTGTTGGCCCAACTCCGACCCCGTTTGGGAATTCCGGTGATGTTGGACGAGTCGTTGTGCGGCTGGGGGGACGCGGTCAAAGCGGTTGAGCTTGGCCTGACCGACCTGTTCAACGTCCGTTTGTCCAAGTGCGGCGGCATCGGTCCCTCGCTGGCCCTGATTGGTCTGGCCAAACGCTCGGGTTTGGGAGTGCAACTGGGGTGTCACCCCGGCGAAACCGGCCTGCTTTCAGCCGCCGGACGCCAAGTCGCCACGCGGATCGCCGATCTGCGTTATCTTGAAGGGTCCTATGATCGTCATGTCCTGGCCGCCAACCCGATTCGGCAGGATATCACCTTTGGATACGGCGGGCGGGCCGAACCGTTGGAGGGACCGGGATGGGGGGTTGACCTGGACTCCGAAACCTTGGAGCGAATGACCCTCGATCGGGAGAGTTGGTGA
- the efp gene encoding elongation factor P, with protein sequence MKIKATDIRRGMVITMNGVNFVVVDFAHHTPGNLRAMVQTKLRNMNTGAIIEERLRSVDQIEVPFVETVTYEYLYSSGDEHVFMNVETFDQISFGPDMVGSAMPYLLPNTRVGVMFIDGKAVSIDVPASVEMTITECPPSIKGATATNQYKEGVTETGLKVMVPPFIEPGERIKIDTRTGEYIERVK encoded by the coding sequence ATGAAGATCAAAGCCACCGACATCCGCCGAGGTATGGTCATCACCATGAACGGCGTCAACTTCGTCGTCGTGGACTTCGCCCACCACACCCCCGGAAACCTGCGCGCCATGGTCCAAACCAAGCTGCGCAACATGAACACCGGAGCCATCATCGAAGAACGACTACGCTCGGTTGACCAAATCGAAGTCCCCTTCGTCGAAACCGTCACCTACGAGTATCTTTACTCCTCCGGTGATGAGCATGTCTTTATGAACGTTGAGACATTCGATCAGATTTCGTTCGGTCCGGACATGGTGGGGTCAGCGATGCCCTATTTGTTGCCCAACACACGGGTGGGGGTGATGTTCATCGACGGCAAGGCGGTGTCGATTGACGTGCCGGCCTCGGTGGAGATGACCATAACGGAGTGCCCGCCTTCGATAAAGGGAGCCACGGCGACGAATCAGTACAAGGAGGGGGTTACTGAAACCGGTCTGAAGGTGATGGTGCCGCCGTTCATCGAGCCGGGCGAGAGGATTAAGATCGACACTCGCACCGGCGAGTATATTGAGCGGGTTAAGTGA
- a CDS encoding alpha/beta fold hydrolase produces the protein MAREFPDQDGGKGAHWDAAGGFDPRAEAEAQAMAIAHAQAEADRIAFERVEPRPMVQLASDTYSLRGLVWSPPDGFETYGRVVVLHGIQSHAEWYLDLGRTLAALGLEAHFPDRRGSGANVENRGDTPNAQRLIDDVVERLEALREREPEAPVGLVGISWGGKLAAVVAGERPDLVDALALICPGLVPRVSPGLWTRLGIALALAIRPRTTFPIPLSDPELFTANPPAIEYIANDHLALRRATARLMLASRTLDRRVRRLVKQIRTPTLLMLAGQDRIIDNARTLDFLRALPSGDRTVIDYPDAHHTLEFEPDPYRYSVDLAEWLLDRFARISGRRRRPPPLELLGQ, from the coding sequence ATGGCGCGCGAGTTCCCCGATCAAGACGGCGGCAAGGGCGCTCACTGGGACGCCGCAGGCGGGTTTGATCCCCGCGCTGAGGCCGAAGCCCAGGCTATGGCGATAGCCCACGCTCAGGCCGAGGCCGACCGGATCGCATTTGAACGGGTCGAACCGCGGCCCATGGTTCAACTTGCTTCCGACACGTATTCCCTTCGGGGACTAGTTTGGTCCCCTCCCGACGGATTCGAAACCTACGGGCGGGTCGTGGTGCTTCACGGCATCCAAAGCCATGCCGAATGGTATCTCGATCTGGGACGAACCCTGGCGGCGTTGGGACTCGAAGCTCACTTCCCCGACCGTCGGGGCTCGGGAGCCAACGTCGAAAACCGGGGCGATACTCCCAACGCTCAGCGTCTTATCGACGACGTGGTGGAACGCCTCGAAGCGCTTCGGGAACGGGAGCCAGAAGCCCCGGTTGGTCTGGTCGGGATCAGTTGGGGCGGCAAGCTTGCGGCAGTCGTCGCCGGCGAACGGCCCGATCTGGTGGATGCTCTCGCGCTGATCTGTCCGGGTCTAGTTCCCCGGGTCAGCCCGGGTCTTTGGACCCGTCTGGGGATTGCCCTGGCCCTGGCGATCCGACCCCGGACCACCTTCCCTATCCCGCTGTCTGACCCCGAGTTGTTCACTGCCAACCCGCCGGCCATCGAATACATCGCCAACGATCATCTCGCTCTGCGACGGGCGACCGCCCGCCTCATGCTAGCCAGCCGCACCCTGGATCGCCGAGTCCGACGCCTGGTGAAGCAGATCCGCACGCCAACCCTCCTGATGTTGGCTGGGCAGGACCGAATCATTGACAACGCCCGTACCCTCGACTTCCTCCGCGCTTTGCCTTCGGGCGACCGCACAGTGATCGACTATCCCGACGCCCACCATACCCTGGAATTTGAACCTGACCCCTATCGCTACTCCGTCGATCTCGCCGAATGGTTGCTCGACCGGTTTGCCCGAATCAGTGGACGACGGCGGCGTCCTCCCCCTCTGGAACTCCTCGGCCAATGA